One stretch of Micromonospora echinospora DNA includes these proteins:
- a CDS encoding MDR family MFS transporter, protein MTQATAPARATAVDMSHRQILEALSGLLLGMFVAILSSTVVSNALPRIITDLRGGQSAYTWVVTSTLLATTATTPIWGKLSDLFSKKLLVQISLVVFVLGSVLAGQAQTTSELIACRVVQGVGAGGLTALAQVIMATMIAPRERGRYSGYLGAVMAVGTIGGPLIGGVIVDTSWLGWRWCFYVGVPFAVLALIVLQRTLRLPVVKRDVKIDWWGATLITAAVSLLLVWITLAGDKYDWISWTSGAMVTGAALLGALAVRVEKRAADPMIPPHLFRNRTITLAVIASIAVGVGMFGASVFLGQYFQISRGASPTMSGLMTLPMIGGLLVSSTVVGRIITATGRWKSWLVIGSVLLTAGFALMGTMRADTPYWHLAVFMALIGLGVGMSMQNLVLAVQNTVRPDELGAASSVVSFFRSLGGAIGVSALGAVLGHRVTGYMADGLSRLGIPATGSGGGGLPDVHTLPGPIRTVVESAYGHAAGDIFLAAAPFGLLALVAVVLIREVPLRRSNAEPVPDPTGPETTAVVHTAGRG, encoded by the coding sequence ATGACTCAGGCGACTGCGCCCGCCCGGGCGACCGCCGTCGACATGTCCCACCGGCAGATCCTGGAGGCGCTCTCCGGCCTGCTGCTGGGCATGTTCGTCGCGATCCTCTCCTCCACGGTCGTCTCCAACGCGCTGCCGCGAATCATCACGGACCTGCGCGGCGGCCAGTCCGCGTACACCTGGGTGGTCACCTCGACGCTGCTGGCGACCACAGCGACCACGCCCATCTGGGGCAAGCTCTCCGACCTGTTCAGCAAGAAGCTGCTGGTCCAGATCTCCCTGGTGGTCTTCGTGCTGGGCTCGGTGCTCGCCGGGCAGGCGCAGACCACCAGCGAGCTGATCGCCTGCCGGGTGGTGCAGGGCGTCGGCGCGGGCGGCCTCACCGCCCTCGCCCAGGTGATCATGGCGACGATGATCGCCCCGCGTGAGCGCGGCCGGTACAGCGGCTACCTCGGCGCCGTGATGGCCGTCGGCACGATCGGCGGCCCGCTGATCGGCGGCGTGATCGTGGACACCTCCTGGCTCGGCTGGCGCTGGTGCTTCTACGTCGGCGTGCCGTTCGCCGTGCTCGCCCTGATCGTGCTCCAGCGGACGCTTCGGCTGCCGGTGGTCAAGCGCGACGTGAAGATCGACTGGTGGGGCGCCACGCTCATCACCGCCGCCGTGTCGCTGCTGCTGGTCTGGATCACCCTGGCCGGTGACAAGTACGACTGGATCTCCTGGACCAGCGGTGCGATGGTGACCGGCGCCGCGCTGCTCGGCGCGCTCGCCGTCCGGGTCGAGAAGCGTGCCGCCGACCCGATGATCCCGCCGCACCTCTTCCGCAACCGCACCATCACGCTCGCCGTCATCGCCAGCATCGCGGTCGGCGTCGGCATGTTCGGCGCCTCGGTGTTCCTCGGGCAGTACTTCCAGATCAGCCGCGGCGCCAGCCCCACCATGTCCGGCCTGATGACGCTTCCCATGATCGGCGGCCTGCTGGTCTCCTCGACGGTGGTCGGCCGGATCATCACCGCCACCGGCCGCTGGAAGAGCTGGCTGGTCATCGGCTCGGTGCTGCTCACCGCCGGCTTCGCGCTGATGGGCACCATGCGGGCGGACACGCCGTACTGGCACCTCGCCGTCTTCATGGCGCTCATCGGTCTCGGCGTCGGCATGTCCATGCAGAACCTGGTGCTCGCCGTGCAGAACACGGTCCGCCCGGACGAACTCGGCGCGGCAAGCTCGGTGGTGTCCTTCTTCCGCAGCCTCGGCGGCGCGATCGGCGTCAGCGCGCTCGGCGCGGTGCTCGGTCACCGGGTCACCGGCTACATGGCCGACGGCCTGAGCCGGCTGGGCATTCCCGCCACCGGCTCCGGCGGCGGTGGACTGCCGGACGTGCACACGCTGCCCGGCCCGATCCGGACCGTCGTCGAGTCCGCGTACGGACACGCCGCCGGCGACATCTTCCTGGCCGCCGCCCCGTTCGGGCTGCTCGCCCTGGTCGCTGTGGTCCTCATCCGGGAGGTGCCGCTGCGCCGCTCCAACGCCGAGCCGGTCCCCGACCC
- a CDS encoding MarR family winged helix-turn-helix transcriptional regulator, with translation MDETLRAVEHELTALLRRGRALSWEIAREVHPNLEPNAYGLLLWLRRSGSTRLTDLAVKLGIGKGTLSRQIGGLEALGLVRRDPDPTDRRAAQLSLTEEGTRRFDAARAARLGQIRRSLESWPKEDVADLARLMHRFNESF, from the coding sequence GTGGACGAGACGCTGCGCGCCGTGGAGCACGAGTTGACCGCGCTGCTGCGCCGCGGCCGGGCGCTGTCCTGGGAGATCGCCCGCGAGGTCCATCCGAACCTGGAGCCCAACGCGTACGGCCTGCTGCTCTGGCTGCGGCGGTCGGGGTCGACCCGGCTCACCGACCTGGCCGTCAAGCTGGGCATCGGCAAGGGCACGCTGAGCCGGCAGATCGGCGGGCTGGAGGCGCTGGGCCTGGTACGCCGGGACCCGGACCCCACCGATCGGCGGGCGGCCCAGCTCAGCCTCACCGAGGAGGGCACGCGGCGGTTCGACGCGGCTCGCGCGGCCCGACTCGGACAAATAAGGCGTTCGCTGGAGAGCTGGCCGAAAGAGGATGTGGCGGACCTCGCCCGGCTGATGCACCGCTTCAACGAGTCGTTCTGA
- a CDS encoding alkaline phosphatase D family protein — protein MPGSRLLIGPLLRRVVDTRATVWVETSSPAVVTVRTADGATGSAPTFSAYDHHYAIVVVTGLTPDSATTYEVLIDDEVAWPLPDSSFPPSVIRTRALDDADQPVRLLFGSCRETTQHSTARKLPPDALDAYARRVMAAPEQAALPDLLVLLGDQVYADETSPTVRRLLKRRRKRPKDAPATQVVSFDEYTKLYLESWRDPEIRWLLATVPSVMIFDDHEVIDDWNTSQSWRADMREQPWWAERIRSGLASYWVYQHLGNLSPDEIAADPVYAKVMAAEDATGVLHEFGERVDKEADLAHDTERWRAVQYQWSYALDLGRTRLVMLDNRSSRVLLPGSRAMLPPGEWSWFLDQAHGEYDHLVVGSSLPWLLPPGIHHVEAWNERLADSSRPWAARISEQIRRALDLEHWAAFRRSFEALGELFARLGSGTAPRTGARVGAGPAYARPASISVLSGDVHHSYVARARFADRDVRTPVHQLTCSPIHNQVPAGMRPLMTLGWNPGPAGATRALARSAGVRRPPVRWRKLAGPYFGNAVATLTHQGRKAAVVIEGTTSDGDLRPVAQQQLSEGD, from the coding sequence TTGCCCGGTTCCCGCCTGCTCATCGGCCCGCTGCTGCGCCGGGTCGTCGACACGCGGGCGACCGTCTGGGTGGAGACAAGCTCGCCCGCCGTGGTCACCGTCCGCACCGCCGACGGCGCCACCGGCAGCGCGCCCACCTTCTCCGCGTACGACCACCACTACGCGATCGTCGTGGTGACCGGGCTCACCCCCGACAGCGCCACGACGTACGAGGTGCTGATCGACGACGAGGTGGCGTGGCCGCTGCCGGACTCGTCCTTCCCGCCCAGCGTGATCCGCACCCGCGCGCTCGACGACGCCGACCAGCCGGTGCGGCTGCTGTTCGGCTCCTGCCGGGAGACCACCCAGCACTCCACCGCGCGCAAGCTGCCGCCGGACGCGCTGGACGCGTACGCCCGGCGGGTGATGGCCGCGCCCGAGCAGGCCGCGCTGCCCGACCTGCTGGTGCTGCTCGGCGACCAGGTGTACGCGGACGAGACCTCGCCGACCGTGCGGCGGCTGCTCAAGCGTCGCCGCAAGCGGCCGAAGGACGCCCCGGCGACGCAGGTGGTCAGCTTCGACGAGTACACGAAGCTCTATCTGGAATCGTGGCGCGACCCGGAGATCCGCTGGCTGCTCGCCACCGTGCCGAGCGTGATGATCTTCGACGACCACGAGGTGATCGACGACTGGAACACCTCGCAGTCGTGGCGGGCGGACATGCGCGAGCAGCCGTGGTGGGCCGAGCGGATCCGCAGCGGCCTCGCCTCCTACTGGGTCTACCAGCACCTGGGAAACCTGAGCCCGGACGAGATCGCCGCCGACCCGGTGTACGCGAAGGTGATGGCCGCCGAGGACGCCACGGGCGTGCTGCACGAGTTCGGCGAGCGGGTCGACAAGGAAGCCGACCTGGCGCACGACACCGAGCGCTGGCGGGCCGTGCAGTACCAGTGGAGCTACGCGCTGGACCTCGGCCGCACCCGTCTGGTGATGCTGGACAACCGCTCCAGCCGGGTGCTCCTGCCCGGCAGCCGGGCGATGCTGCCGCCGGGCGAGTGGTCGTGGTTCCTCGACCAGGCGCACGGCGAGTACGACCACCTGGTGGTGGGCAGCTCGCTGCCGTGGCTGCTGCCGCCCGGCATCCACCACGTCGAGGCGTGGAACGAGCGCCTGGCCGACTCCAGCCGGCCCTGGGCGGCCCGGATCTCCGAGCAGATCCGCCGGGCCCTGGACCTGGAGCACTGGGCGGCGTTCCGGCGCTCGTTCGAGGCGCTGGGCGAGCTGTTCGCGCGGCTGGGCAGCGGCACCGCGCCGCGTACCGGGGCGCGGGTGGGCGCCGGGCCGGCGTACGCGCGACCGGCGTCGATCAGCGTGCTCTCCGGCGACGTGCACCACTCGTACGTGGCGCGGGCCCGGTTCGCCGACCGTGACGTCCGCACGCCGGTGCACCAGCTCACCTGTTCGCCGATCCACAACCAGGTGCCGGCCGGCATGCGCCCGCTGATGACGCTGGGCTGGAATCCGGGGCCGGCCGGGGCGACCCGGGCGCTGGCGCGTTCGGCCGGGGTACGCCGCCCGCCGGTGCGCTGGCGGAAGCTCGCCGGGCCCTATTTCGGCAACGCCGTGGCCACGCTCACCCACCAGGGCCGTAAGGCCGCCGTGGTGATCGAGGGCACGACCAGCGACGGCGACCTGCGACCGGTGGCGCAACAGCAACTCAGCGAGGGCGACTGA
- the ftsY gene encoding signal recognition particle-docking protein FtsY, whose protein sequence is MTEYLLVALALLGVLIIGGLSLVVPRLRRRPEPPLPRTEVDTRAEEDLAGPPVEAPEADLTTGVVVEVPPVEAPPVEVPEPTAGRLVRLRSRLSRSQNALGKGLLGLLSRDRLDEDTWEEIEDSLITADVGIDSTREIVDRLRERTRVLGTRTGEELRALLAAELVNALDPSLDRSLRTAPKEGVPAIVLVVGVNGAGKTTTCGKIARVLVADGRSVLLGAADTFRAAAADQLETWGGRVGAETVRGPEAADPASVAFDAVKRGIDTGVDTVLIDTAGRLQNKIGLMDELGKVKRVVEKHGPIDETLLILDATTGQNGLEQARVFTEVVNVTGVVLTKLDGTAKGGIVIAVQRKLGIPVKLVGLGEGKDDLAPFDPAQFVDALLGTEPLARDA, encoded by the coding sequence ATGACGGAATACCTTCTCGTCGCTCTCGCCCTGCTCGGCGTGCTGATCATCGGCGGCCTGAGCCTCGTGGTGCCCCGGCTGCGCCGGCGCCCGGAGCCTCCGCTGCCGCGCACGGAGGTCGACACCCGGGCCGAGGAGGATCTGGCCGGCCCGCCGGTGGAGGCCCCGGAGGCGGATCTCACCACCGGCGTGGTGGTCGAGGTTCCACCGGTGGAGGCCCCCCCGGTCGAGGTGCCGGAGCCGACCGCCGGGCGGCTGGTCCGGCTGCGTTCCCGGCTGTCCCGCTCGCAGAACGCCCTCGGCAAGGGCCTGCTCGGCCTGCTCAGCCGCGACCGGCTGGACGAGGACACCTGGGAGGAGATCGAGGACAGCCTGATCACCGCGGACGTCGGCATCGACTCCACCCGGGAGATCGTCGACCGGCTGCGGGAGCGGACCCGGGTGCTCGGCACCCGCACCGGTGAGGAGCTGCGCGCGCTGCTCGCCGCCGAGCTGGTGAACGCGCTCGACCCGAGCCTGGACCGCTCGCTGCGGACCGCGCCGAAGGAGGGCGTCCCGGCGATCGTTCTGGTGGTCGGCGTCAACGGCGCCGGCAAGACCACCACCTGCGGCAAGATCGCCCGGGTGCTGGTCGCGGACGGCCGCAGCGTGCTGCTCGGCGCGGCCGACACGTTCCGGGCCGCCGCCGCCGACCAGCTGGAGACCTGGGGCGGCCGGGTGGGCGCCGAGACGGTCCGCGGGCCCGAGGCCGCCGACCCGGCCAGCGTCGCGTTCGACGCGGTCAAGCGGGGTATCGACACCGGCGTGGACACCGTGCTCATCGACACCGCCGGCCGGCTGCAGAACAAGATCGGCCTGATGGACGAGCTGGGCAAGGTCAAGCGCGTCGTGGAGAAGCACGGCCCGATCGACGAGACGCTGCTGATCCTCGACGCCACCACCGGCCAGAACGGGCTGGAGCAGGCGCGGGTCTTCACCGAGGTGGTCAACGTGACCGGGGTCGTGCTGACCAAGCTCGACGGGACGGCCAAGGGCGGCATCGTGATCGCCGTGCAGCGCAAGCTCGGCATCCCGGTCAAGCTGGTCGGCCTCGGCGAGGGCAAGGACGACCTGGCCCCGTTCGACCCGGCGCAGTTCGTCGACGCGCTGCTCGGCACCGAGCCGCTCGCCCGGGACGCGTAG
- a CDS encoding aminoglycoside phosphotransferase family protein, producing MTTDDRAYAGWRDPSHPSPRLGRPYVTSQEIPLHGGNVSTVVRVGDTVRRNAGPWTPSVHALLRHLEYVGFTGAPRALGMDERNREVLSYLEGECGEYPLAPHWVTDEALVTVATMLRMFHDAQYGFTPPPGAVWRSFGPPPPDTEVICHHDAAPHNVIWRPDGTLGLIDFDLASPGARIYDVAYAAWTWVPIFSDRDSVTLGWKRPDRPRRLRLFADAYGLIPRDRHRLIRTIRKRIVDHVEGIRRMAAAGEPAFVRIVHKGHLRRPMRDLRLLDYERHQLEYALR from the coding sequence GTGACGACTGACGATCGCGCCTACGCGGGGTGGCGCGACCCCAGCCACCCGTCGCCACGCCTCGGGAGACCGTACGTGACTTCGCAGGAGATTCCGCTGCACGGCGGGAACGTGAGCACAGTGGTCCGTGTGGGAGACACGGTCCGGCGCAACGCCGGCCCGTGGACGCCCTCCGTGCACGCGCTGCTGCGTCACCTGGAGTACGTCGGCTTCACCGGCGCGCCCCGCGCGCTCGGCATGGACGAGCGCAACCGGGAGGTCCTGTCGTACCTGGAGGGGGAGTGCGGGGAGTACCCGCTGGCCCCGCACTGGGTCACCGACGAGGCACTGGTCACGGTGGCCACCATGCTGCGGATGTTCCACGACGCCCAGTACGGCTTCACCCCGCCGCCCGGCGCGGTCTGGCGCTCGTTCGGGCCGCCCCCGCCGGACACCGAGGTGATCTGCCACCACGACGCCGCGCCGCACAACGTGATCTGGCGGCCGGACGGCACGCTCGGGCTGATCGACTTCGACCTCGCCTCGCCCGGCGCCCGCATCTACGACGTGGCGTACGCGGCCTGGACCTGGGTGCCGATCTTCTCCGACCGTGACTCGGTGACGCTCGGCTGGAAGCGCCCCGACCGGCCGCGCCGGCTGCGCCTGTTCGCCGACGCGTACGGGCTGATCCCGCGCGACCGGCACCGGCTCATCCGGACCATCCGCAAGCGCATCGTCGACCACGTCGAGGGCATCCGGCGGATGGCCGCCGCCGGTGAGCCGGCGTTCGTCCGGATCGTCCACAAGGGCCACCTGCGTCGCCCTATGCGTGACCTGCGGCTGCTCGACTACGAGCGGCACCAGCTGGAGTACGCGCTGCGCTGA
- a CDS encoding ammonium transporter, translated as MEIDTGNTAWLLVSTALVLLMTPGLALFYGGLNRSKGVLNMMMMSFSSIGLVSILWLFYGFTVAFGEGGKFWGDLGQYLGTKTFVGENDLWGETGIPIYVFIAFQMMFAVITVALISGALSDRVKFAGWLLFAFGWATLVYFPVAHMVWGGGLIGGDIGALDFAGGTAVHINAGAAALALVLVLGKRVGWPRESMKPHNVPMVALGAALLWFGWFGFNAGSELTADGVTALAFINTQVATAAALLGWIVVEWVRDGKPTLVGASSGAIAGLVAITPACAFITPAAAVLLGVVAGAVCALAVGLKYRLGYDDSLDVVGVHFVGGWIGCLWIGLFGTASVSSLVETDGLFVGGDATLLGKQAISALIVSVYSFVVAFALGFVIDKTIGLRVSAEAEVDGIDIAEHAESGYDLSPTTGSSGGAFAMAGIGAGKSGSEPAVEPDESAPVSEKVAG; from the coding sequence GTGGAGATCGACACCGGGAACACTGCCTGGTTGCTTGTCTCGACTGCCCTCGTGCTGCTCATGACCCCCGGTCTCGCGCTGTTCTACGGCGGCCTGAACCGGTCCAAGGGCGTTCTGAACATGATGATGATGAGCTTCTCGTCCATCGGGCTCGTCAGCATCCTGTGGCTTTTCTACGGCTTCACCGTCGCCTTCGGCGAGGGCGGCAAGTTCTGGGGTGACCTGGGCCAGTACCTGGGCACCAAGACCTTCGTCGGCGAGAACGACCTGTGGGGCGAGACGGGTATCCCGATCTACGTCTTCATCGCCTTCCAGATGATGTTCGCGGTCATCACCGTGGCGCTGATCAGCGGTGCGCTCTCCGACCGGGTGAAGTTCGCCGGCTGGCTGCTGTTCGCGTTCGGCTGGGCCACCCTGGTCTACTTCCCGGTCGCCCACATGGTCTGGGGCGGCGGGCTGATCGGCGGCGACATCGGCGCGCTGGACTTCGCCGGTGGTACCGCTGTGCACATCAACGCCGGCGCCGCGGCGCTCGCGCTGGTGCTCGTGCTCGGCAAGCGGGTCGGCTGGCCGCGCGAGAGCATGAAGCCGCACAACGTCCCGATGGTCGCCCTCGGCGCCGCGCTGCTGTGGTTCGGCTGGTTCGGCTTCAACGCCGGCTCCGAGCTGACCGCCGACGGGGTCACCGCGCTGGCGTTCATCAACACCCAGGTCGCCACCGCCGCGGCGCTGCTCGGCTGGATCGTGGTGGAGTGGGTGCGCGACGGCAAGCCGACCCTGGTCGGCGCCTCGTCCGGCGCCATCGCCGGTCTGGTCGCCATCACCCCGGCCTGTGCGTTCATCACCCCGGCCGCAGCGGTGCTGCTGGGCGTGGTGGCCGGTGCGGTCTGCGCCCTCGCGGTCGGCCTGAAGTACCGGCTCGGCTACGACGACTCCCTCGACGTGGTCGGCGTGCACTTCGTCGGCGGCTGGATCGGCTGCCTCTGGATCGGCCTGTTCGGCACCGCCTCGGTGAGCTCGCTGGTGGAGACCGACGGCCTGTTCGTCGGCGGCGACGCCACGCTGCTCGGCAAGCAGGCGATCAGCGCGCTGATCGTCAGCGTCTACTCCTTCGTCGTCGCCTTCGCCCTGGGCTTCGTGATCGACAAGACGATCGGCCTCCGGGTCTCCGCCGAGGCCGAGGTCGACGGCATCGACATCGCCGAGCACGCGGAGAGCGGCTACGACCTGTCGCCCACCACGGGCAGCAGCGGTGGCGCGTTCGCGATGGCCGGGATCGGCGCCGGCAAGTCCGGCTCGGAGCCCGCCGTCGAGCCGGACGAGTCCGCGCCGGTCAGCGAGAAGGTCGCCGGTTAA
- a CDS encoding P-II family nitrogen regulator, whose product MKLVTAVIKPYQLDAVKEALHALGVAGLTVSEVQGYGRQKGHTEVYRGAEYTVEFLPKIRVEVLTDEIDVDKIVDAIVGAARTGKIGDGKVWVTGVEEVVRVRTGERGLDAL is encoded by the coding sequence ATGAAGCTGGTGACCGCGGTCATCAAGCCGTACCAGCTGGACGCGGTGAAGGAGGCTCTGCACGCCCTCGGCGTGGCCGGGCTGACGGTCAGCGAGGTCCAGGGCTACGGCCGGCAGAAGGGGCACACCGAGGTCTACCGGGGTGCCGAGTACACGGTCGAGTTCCTGCCCAAGATCCGGGTCGAGGTGCTCACCGACGAGATCGACGTCGACAAGATCGTGGACGCGATCGTCGGCGCCGCCCGGACCGGCAAGATCGGCGACGGCAAGGTCTGGGTGACCGGCGTCGAAGAGGTCGTCCGGGTGCGTACCGGCGAGCGCGGGCTCGACGCCCTCTGA
- a CDS encoding [protein-PII] uridylyltransferase — MTSLTTAAAPTGDGVPVVNEVVGVPGGIGEPARIARAEALEAWLRRTFPARDGVALVAVGGLGRRQCAPYGDLDLVLLHAGVPGIDELAASLWYPIWDAGLRLDHSVRTVAEALSVAQDDVKVALGLLDARHVAGDPALTDQLARTATDHWRRTAIRQLPGLREITAARWEAHGELAFLLEGDLKEAAGGLRDVGILRAIATAGVTDALRPAVYAAHRRLLDTRDALHQQVGRRVDRLVAQERDGVARLLGAEDGDALLRLVAGDARTVSHALDDAWRAADRLRSGRHRAAPGRPLRRPVARDVVEQDGELVLARTAIGARPDPSLSLRVAAAAATTRLPIARATCEWLAAYCPPLPAPWPPAARAALITLLGAGPGLVPAWETCDRYGLIDRWLPEWTRMRSLPQHNPVHRFTLDRHLVQTAYEASRHTRDVERPDLLLLGAFLHDIGKGLDGDHSTVGAPLAEAVATRIGLSPAEADLIGTLVRLHLLLPDVATRRDLSDPKTVAGVAERVGDTATLELLHALVRADAAATGPAAWSAWKGRLIAELVARVRTTLDTGEVPAPPAPDPALVAGPLPVVHLGEDRVSVAAADRRGLLATVAGCLALHRLEVISADAATVDGRALVQCRVQPRYGLAPNPIALSADLRRAVSGDVSVIQRLRGRALAARSQGAAPRVVWHREAATDAVLLELRAADAAGLLYRVTCALDDAGAQVRAARISTLGGDVVDAFYLVGGWPPDEERARIEAAVLAAV, encoded by the coding sequence ATGACCTCGTTGACCACGGCCGCCGCCCCCACCGGGGACGGCGTGCCCGTGGTCAACGAGGTCGTCGGCGTACCTGGAGGCATCGGTGAGCCGGCCCGGATCGCGCGGGCCGAGGCGCTCGAGGCCTGGCTTCGCCGGACCTTCCCGGCCCGGGACGGGGTCGCGCTGGTGGCGGTGGGCGGGCTGGGCCGCCGGCAGTGCGCCCCCTACGGCGACCTCGACCTGGTGCTGCTGCACGCCGGGGTACCCGGCATCGACGAGCTGGCCGCGTCGCTCTGGTATCCGATCTGGGACGCCGGGCTGCGGCTGGACCACTCGGTGCGTACCGTCGCCGAGGCGCTGTCGGTGGCCCAGGACGACGTCAAGGTCGCCCTCGGCCTGCTCGACGCCCGGCACGTGGCCGGCGACCCGGCCCTGACCGACCAGCTCGCCCGGACCGCCACCGACCACTGGCGGCGGACCGCGATCCGCCAGCTCCCCGGCCTGCGCGAGATCACCGCCGCCCGGTGGGAGGCGCACGGCGAGCTGGCGTTCCTGCTCGAAGGTGACCTCAAGGAGGCGGCCGGCGGGCTGCGGGACGTGGGCATCCTGCGGGCCATCGCCACCGCCGGGGTCACCGACGCGCTCCGCCCGGCCGTGTACGCCGCGCACCGGCGGCTGCTGGACACCCGCGACGCGCTGCACCAGCAGGTGGGCCGTCGGGTCGACCGCCTGGTAGCGCAGGAACGCGACGGCGTGGCGCGGCTGCTCGGCGCCGAGGACGGCGACGCGCTCCTGCGGCTGGTGGCCGGCGACGCCCGCACCGTCAGCCACGCCCTGGACGACGCCTGGCGCGCCGCCGACCGGCTCCGTTCCGGCCGGCACCGCGCCGCCCCGGGCCGCCCGCTGCGCCGCCCGGTCGCCCGGGACGTGGTGGAGCAGGACGGCGAACTGGTGCTCGCCCGCACCGCCATCGGGGCCCGCCCCGACCCGAGCCTGTCACTGCGGGTGGCCGCCGCTGCCGCCACCACCCGGCTGCCCATCGCGCGCGCCACCTGCGAGTGGCTGGCCGCGTACTGCCCACCGCTGCCCGCGCCGTGGCCACCGGCGGCCCGGGCCGCGCTGATCACCCTGCTCGGGGCCGGTCCCGGCCTGGTGCCCGCCTGGGAGACCTGCGACCGGTACGGGCTGATCGACCGCTGGCTGCCCGAGTGGACCCGGATGCGCAGCCTGCCCCAGCACAACCCGGTGCACCGGTTCACGCTCGACCGGCACCTCGTGCAGACCGCGTACGAGGCGAGCCGGCACACCCGCGACGTGGAACGCCCCGACCTGCTGCTGCTCGGCGCGTTCCTGCACGACATCGGCAAAGGGCTGGACGGGGACCACTCGACTGTCGGCGCGCCGCTGGCCGAGGCGGTGGCCACCCGGATCGGGCTGTCGCCGGCCGAGGCGGACCTGATCGGCACGTTGGTCCGGCTGCATCTGCTGCTGCCCGACGTGGCGACCCGCCGGGACCTGTCCGACCCGAAGACCGTCGCCGGTGTCGCCGAGCGGGTCGGCGACACCGCCACGCTGGAACTGCTGCACGCCCTGGTCCGCGCCGACGCCGCCGCCACCGGCCCGGCCGCCTGGTCCGCCTGGAAGGGCCGGCTGATCGCCGAGCTGGTGGCCCGGGTGCGGACCACGCTGGACACCGGCGAGGTGCCCGCTCCGCCGGCCCCCGACCCGGCGCTGGTCGCCGGGCCGCTGCCGGTCGTACACCTGGGGGAGGACCGGGTGTCGGTGGCCGCCGCCGACCGGCGGGGGCTGCTCGCCACTGTGGCCGGTTGCCTGGCCCTGCACCGCCTGGAGGTGATCTCCGCGGACGCCGCCACCGTCGACGGCCGCGCCCTGGTGCAGTGCCGGGTGCAGCCGCGCTACGGGCTGGCCCCGAACCCGATCGCGCTCAGCGCCGACCTGCGCCGCGCGGTCAGCGGCGACGTCTCGGTGATCCAGCGGCTGCGTGGCCGGGCGCTCGCCGCCCGGAGCCAGGGCGCCGCGCCCCGGGTCGTCTGGCACCGGGAGGCGGCCACCGACGCGGTGCTGCTGGAACTGCGCGCCGCCGACGCGGCCGGGCTGCTGTACCGGGTCACCTGCGCGCTCGACGACGCGGGCGCCCAGGTGCGGGCGGCCCGGATCTCCACGCTCGGCGGTGACGTGGTGGACGCGTTCTACCTGGTCGGCGGCTGGCCGCCGGACGAGGAACGGGCCCGGATCGAGGCCGCCGTGCTCGCCGCCGTGTAA
- a CDS encoding ABC transporter ATP-binding protein — translation MNLPVQTQGLSKRYGGLTAVRDLDLTVRAGEVYGFLGPNGAGKTTTLRMLLGLVRPSAGTVRLLGRTPGAGRLTGVGALIEGPAFYPYLSGRDNLRVLARYAGVGADRIATVLDLVDLTSRAGDRYTGYSLGMKQRLGVAAALLKDPRLLILDEPTNGLDPAGIADMRALIRRLGAAGCTVLVSSHLLGEVEQICDRIGVIVGGRMVAEGSVAELCGSAGLRVLADPLDQAVTRARELVGADRVRVVNGGLDLSVEPDRAAWLNAELVGAGLAVRELRHRDRDLEQVFFELVERGTADVA, via the coding sequence ATGAACCTGCCAGTGCAGACCCAAGGGCTCAGCAAACGGTACGGCGGCCTGACCGCCGTACGCGATCTCGACCTGACCGTCCGGGCCGGCGAGGTGTACGGCTTCCTCGGCCCCAACGGCGCGGGCAAGACCACGACGCTGCGCATGCTGCTCGGCCTGGTCCGGCCCAGCGCGGGGACGGTGCGGCTGCTCGGCCGCACCCCCGGCGCCGGTCGGCTCACCGGCGTGGGCGCGCTGATCGAGGGGCCGGCCTTCTACCCGTACCTGTCGGGCCGGGACAACCTGCGTGTGCTGGCCCGCTACGCCGGGGTCGGCGCGGACCGGATCGCGACGGTCCTCGACCTGGTCGACCTGACCAGCCGCGCGGGTGACCGGTACACCGGCTACTCGTTGGGCATGAAGCAGCGGCTCGGGGTGGCCGCCGCGCTGCTGAAGGACCCGCGCCTGCTGATCCTGGACGAGCCGACGAACGGCCTCGACCCGGCCGGCATTGCCGACATGCGGGCCCTGATCCGGCGCCTCGGCGCGGCAGGCTGCACGGTCCTGGTCTCCAGTCACCTGCTCGGCGAGGTCGAGCAGATCTGCGACCGGATCGGCGTGATCGTCGGCGGCCGGATGGTGGCCGAGGGCAGCGTCGCCGAGCTGTGCGGCTCGGCCGGCCTGCGGGTGCTCGCGGACCCGCTCGACCAGGCGGTGACCCGGGCCCGGGAGCTGGTCGGCGCCGACCGGGTCCGCGTCGTCAACGGCGGGCTGGACCTGTCGGTGGAGCCGGACCGGGCGGCCTGGCTGAACGCCGAGCTGGTCGGCGCCGGGCTGGCGGTACGCGAGCTGCGGCACCGGGACCGGGATCTGGAACAGGTCTTCTTCGAGCTGGTGGAGAGGGGTACGGCCGATGTCGCGTAG